In Juglans microcarpa x Juglans regia isolate MS1-56 chromosome 7D, Jm3101_v1.0, whole genome shotgun sequence, the following are encoded in one genomic region:
- the LOC121238525 gene encoding uncharacterized protein LOC121238525, with protein MDLSETQAQREHQNVVVMRHGDRKDNVDHLWVTNAAKPWDPPLVENGRVCAFSTGRKLRTHLGFPIHRVLVSPFLRCVQTASEVVSALCSIHDDPTIPTSDDVSIDPSKVKVSIEYGLCEMLNRGAIRSGFPQDGNWGFNISELEAMLPAGTVDSTVEHVYKELPQWPETVADARARYLQIFQALADKYPTENLLLVTHGEGVGVAFSAFKKDTTVYAVEYCAYTELRRPIVHKDGSFVAGDFETRNGQGIKYIPSNAVADDVNCSDRA; from the exons ATGGACTTGTCGGAAACGCAGGCCCAACGGGAACACCAAAACGTGGTGGTAATGAGGCACGGCGACCGCAAGGACAACGTCGATCACCTATGGGTGACGAATGCTGCGAAGCCCTGGGACCCGCCGCTGGTGGAGAATGGCCGGGTATGTGCCTTCTCCACGGGTCGGAAGCTCCGGACCCATCTCGGCTTCCCAATCCACCGGGTCCTCGTCTCTCCCTTCCTCCGCTGCGTCCAAACCGCCTCTGAAGTCGTCTCCGCGCTCTGCTCCATCCACGACGACCCAACCATCCCCACCTCCGATGACGTTTCCATCGATCCCTCTAAAGTCAAG GTCTCTATCGAGTATGGATTGTGCGAGATGCTAAACAGGGGAGCGATCAGATCTGGTTTCCCTCAAGACGGAAACTGGGGCTTCAATATCTCAGAGCTTGAAGCAATGCTACCAGCTGGGACAGTGGACAGCACTGTGGAACATGTGTATAAGGAG TTACCGCAGTGGCCGGAGACAGTAGCGGATGCAAGGGCTAGATATTTGCAAATCTTTCAGGCACTGGCAGATAAATATCCTACAGAAAACTTGCTACTTGTCACTCATG GAGAAGGAGTTGGGGTGGCGTTTTCTGCGTTCAAGAAGGACACTACCGTTTATGCTGTAGAGTATTGTGCATATACAGAACTAAGACGACCCATCGTCCATAAAGATGGATCATTTGTTGCTGGAGATTTTGAGACACGTAATGGGCAGGGCATCAAGTACATTCCATCAAATGCTGTGGCAGACGATGTCAACTGCAGTGACCGTGCGTAA
- the LOC121238526 gene encoding hydroquinone glucosyltransferase-like → MELKSHIAILPSPGMGHLIPLLELAKLLALHHDFGVTCIIPILGSPSKAMIGVLEALPTSVDHVFLPPVCLEDDLQGAEPGIQISLTITRSFPSLRDVLKSLQATSPLDAFILDTSASDALEVAKELNISPYIFFSSNATVLSLLLHLSKLDETFSCEYKDLPEPLKLPGCIPIHGRDLIHSIQDRKSEWYRLFLRHTKRLHSVKGIIVNTFTDLEERVIKALEEEKEAGYPPLYPIGPIIQTGSRTSNEVDGSKCLTWLDNQPGGSVLYVSFGSAGSLSNDQLNELALGLELSGEKFLWVVRSPNNGPANAAYLSNQSHDLDPLAFLPEGFVERTKGQGLVVPSWAPQVQVLSHGSTGGFLTHCGWNSTLESIMNGTPLIAWPLFGEQRMNAVFLAEDLKVALRPKENEKGVVVREEIAQVIKGLMVGEDGKNARNRMKDLKVAAEKALYPDGSSTRALSELPFKRDFKPRRF, encoded by the coding sequence ATGGAACTCAAATCCCACATAGCAATTCTACCAAGTCCAGGGATGGGGCATCTCATCCCTCTACTCGAGCTAGCCAAGTTGCTAGCACTTCACCATGATTTCGGAGTCACGTGCATCATTCCAATACTTGGATCTCCATCAAAAGCCATGATCGGCGTCCTCGAAGCTCTTCCCACCAGCGTAGACCATGTCTTTCTTCCTCCTGTGTGCTTGGAGGATGATCTCCAAGGGGCAGAGCCTGGTATCCAAATCTCCCTTACCATTACTCGTTCTTTTCCATCTCTCCGTGATGTGTTGAAGTCATTGCAGGCGACTTCTCCGTTAGATGCTTTTATCCTTGATACTTCTGCAAGCGATGCACTCGAAGTGGCTAAGGAACTCAATATCTCACCCTACATTTTCTTCTCCTCAAATGCTACGGTGTTGTCTTTGCTCTTGCATTTATCAAAGCTTGACGAGACATTTTCCTGCGAGTATAAAGACTTGCCGGAGCCTTTGAAACTCCCGGGATGCATACCCATTCACGGTAGAGATCTGATACACTCAATTCAAGACCGAAAAAGTGAATGGTACAGATTGTTTCTCCGCCACACCAAACGGCTGCATTCAGTTAAGGGAATAATTGTTAACACGTTCACAGACTTGGAAGAAAGGGTCATCAAAGCTTTGGAAGAGGAGAAAGAAGCTGGATACCCTCCACTGTATCCGATTGGACCAATCATTCAAACTGGTTCCAGAACTAGCAATGAAGTTGACGGGTCAAAGTGTTTGACATGGTTGGACAATCAGCCAGGTGGCTCCGTCCTATACGTCTCTTTCGGGAGTGCTGGCAGCCTCTCGAATGATCAACTAAATGAGCTGGCGTTGGGATTGGAACTGAGTGGAGAGAAGTTCTTGTGGGTGGTAAGAAGCCCAAACAATGGACCAGCAAATGCTGCATACCTCAGTAATCAAAGTCATGACTTGGACCCTCTTGCTTTTCTGCCGGAAGGGTTCGTGGAGAGGACCAAAGGGCAGGGTCTAGTAGTGCCATCTTGGGCACCGCAGGTCCAGGTCCTGAGCCACGGCTCCACGGGTGGATTCTTAACACACTGCGGTTGGAACTCGACTCTGGAGAGTATCATGAATGGCACACCCTTGATTGCATGGCCGCTTTTCGGAGAGCAGAGAATGAATGCAGTTTTCCTAGCTGAGGACCTGAAAGTGGCATTAAGACCAAAAGAGAACGAGAAAGGAGTCGTGGTCAGAGAAGAAATTGCGCAAGTCATAAAGGGTTTGATGGTTGGAGAAGATGGGAAGAATGCTCGCAACCGTATGAAAGACCTAAAGGTTGCAGCTGAGAAAGCACTGTACCCAGACGGGTCTTCTACTAGGGCACTCTCTGAGTTACCATTCAAGCGGGATTTTAAACCAAGACGATTTTAG
- the LOC121239438 gene encoding uncharacterized protein LOC121239438: MDAGPSSNIVAHITERILFRRMIDIGLNPEESMKVMAFWMWLEAQSFKELVRKISSNNDKFLALITDEAKAVQAILDSSSTKPVLKNLCPITSIFSPFSIHEIFGDKESVSKGVTDVYNRVCCVIFKDLLEERGSKVRTGDEEGGRAGDEKAVTRRMRQFGEGTSRSKGAVLDLVEAFPDGVEKTWLPSSLVISEGDGDAETVRSTLNPFAKEWNPAIERAPEEERCLFLTFSKGHALTGNQITNFFNRKYGQCVERVYVHGPDPKKPALFGKVVFETSSIPAIVMGKLEQAKFNVDAKPLWCKWFDLKKKGLAAKK; encoded by the exons ATGGACGCCGGGCCGTCTTCCAACATTGTCGCTCACATCACGGAAAGGATTCTGTTTCGACGTATGATCGATATTGGATTGAACCCAGAGGAGTCCATGAAAGTCATGGCCTTTTGGATGTGGCTGGAGGCCCAAAGCTTCAAAGAACTGGTGCGTAAGATATCCTCCAACAATGACAAATTTTTGGCATTGATCACTGACGAAGCCAAGGCAGTTCAGGCCATTCTGGACTCCAGTTCGACTAAAccagttttgaaaaatctttgTCCCATTACATCCATATTTTCCCCATTCTCCATCCATGAAATCTTTGGGGACAAAGAGAGCGTTTCCAAAGGGGTCACGGACGTTTACAACAGGGTTTGCTGCGTGATATTTAAGGACTTGTTGGAAGAAAGAGGTTCAAAAGTGAGGACTGGTGATGAAGAAGGTGGTCGGGCTGGAGACGAGAAGGCTGTTACCCGAAGGATGAGGCAATTTGGGGAAGGTACGAGCAGATCAAAAGGAGCTGTGCTGGACTTAGTTGAGGCTTTTCCAGATGGGGTTGAGAAAACTTGGCTGCCGAGTTCTTTGGTAATAAGTGAAGGGGACGGTGATGCAGAGACTGTTCGATCCACACTAAATCCATTTGCTAAAGAATGGAATCCTGCAATAGAGCGTGCGCCAGAGGAAGAGAGGTGCTTGTTTCTGACTTTCTCTAAGGGCCATGCTCTTACTGGGAACCAAATCACCAACTTCTTTAACCG GAAATATGGGCAGTGTGTGGAAAGGGTATATGTACACGGCCCGGATCCAAAGAAGCCGGCACTTTTCGGGAAAGTAGTGTTCGAAACAAGTTCGATACCAGCAATAGTCATGGGTAAACTTGAGCAGGCCAAGTTCAATGTCGATGCAAAACCCCTTTGGTGCAAGTGGTTTGACCTAAAGAAGAAGGGTCTTGCTGCAAAGAAATAA